Sequence from the Populus nigra chromosome 17, ddPopNigr1.1, whole genome shotgun sequence genome:
AAGGAAAACTAGCTGATATAGAGGGGATGAAGACTAAAGTTATGATCTGGGTTAAAGTGTCCTGTATTGTGTCTGCTGGATCAAAGCTGAACTTCACAGCTGGGATGAAGAGAACCAGGGATAGAGGGGCTTACGAGGTTCTTCGAGATGGGGTGAGCGTAGATAAGTTCTGAAGTGATTATAATGCGTCTGAGGTATTATATTTCTGTGAAATGCTACTCCCTTGTTATTGCTTCTAGACCCCCATGCCCTCGTCTACTGTGATTATAATGAGTTAATGACTGACcgaatttaatttcattttgtttgtaGTTGTGATGCATCGACTTTTCTATGTCCAATGATTGATGATTATATCATCTGTGTTGATCGTAGACACCGTTAccttctatttattttcttcctttatcATTTCATCACAAGTTGATGGAGCAAAGTTATTGTCAAAACTGAAAATGTCGCATTTAGAATGATAAATTTGATGATTGCTCGTTTACCGCAACACCGAGCTACACCTATTTGTAGTTCGTGAGCTAAGATAATAGTTATGGCAGATTATAAGCTGAAATTAGGCTTGAAACCCCTCCTCAAAACAAGGAGAGCGAAGGGGCTAAAAGGTAtgtgaatattatatatatttgtgggCGCGACGCCGAGGATTAATTTTGAATCAAAAGTTTTTGAACACAGCTAGCATGTTGCAAGAGTTTTTCTATAGACTGCTGCAGCTGCATGCACTTGTGCTATACCCACACGCTTTTGACTGCACCAGCATCCCTGATCCTTAGAAAAATTGTGGTCTACAAGTAAAAGCTGAACCACAGATTTGGGTGCATTTcgaataaacattattattttcccTTGAAAGTCCAGCCTCCTGACAGGGGAGCTACCAGGAAGATGGTGCTTCTTCAGTTCGAACACTGATAATGAAGGCAAAAACCTCATCGCCATGATTCAATCCATCAAAAAAGGCAAAGAAGCTCATGACTATGAAGCAAGAATAACTTGGATATTTCTTAGGCTCATCAAGAGATCCAACAAATATTGGGATATACATAACGAAGTAGTTCTTCGCCCTTCCCTTTGCCAACAAGAATGGCTGAAGTATATATTTTGCAATTTATTGTCCCtttgagaaaattattatttagtcctttaaatttctaaattacCAAGTTCTAGGTGCATTGCAGGTTGGCATAAAAAATTGAGCCTTTAATGGAAAAAAGAGATACAAATGCACCAGCCGGGAATCGAACCCGGGTCTGTACCGTGGCAGAGTACTATTCTACCACTAGACCACTGGTGCTTCTTGTTACGAAGCCGCTTACACTTATAGACGTATTATATCCAAATGAAGGCAGTCCCAGATTGTGTAGGCAGTCCCAGACATGACTTCAGAAGTCTGGGATAGAGAACATCCAAAATGGCAGCCATGCCATCGGATTTCCGGTGAATAATTCTTTCATCATATCACAAACTCCAAGGCTCGGACACTTCAAAGACTTGGATTAAAGcacaaaaatattaaaccatTATATATTCCAGCTAATGAATGCTATCAAGAGCCAGAACATATACACCCAAATTTGCATCCCCTAAATCTTTGAAACTGGGAATTTCTACATTCCATGCAAATGCTATACAGCAGGGAATAAGATCAACACAtaataaaaaggatagattgATTTTTAGTACAACTCAATCTTCAAGACCCAATCTACATAATGTACATGTGAATTGGATTTCTTCATAATCTTACCTGCCCTTTCAAAATCATTAGTGTTTAGGTTTGGGGAAATTATGCTTATATTCCATCGGATTTCCATGGCTGTCCGATGCAATTTCTGGTGCTTGTCAACTTGGTTGACTCGCCTGAAGATTCATTGATTCAAAATTCCTTAGTTATCCGGGTTGCCATTGAGTCGATGGAAGAAGTCTTTTGATGCTTCATAGGTAGACCAGCAAATTGCAGCAGCTGGAGCATGGAAGAGCATCCTGGGTATCCATCCCCTCATAAGCCCCTGGTATCCGTCCTTCTTCACGATAATCTTAATAACATTTCCAATTGAGCTACTAGAAAATCTATCACAGCCACAGACCCCCTGTGTAAGAAACAAGAAACTTGATGAGAAACATGTTAAATCAGCTGGACCTGTCTGAATCTGCTCTCAACCTCTGATCAAATTCATTTATGTTTTCAAGTTCAAGATAAGAGTTAATCAATTTAACACCCCAGTCAAGTCTAAAGAGAAGCTCTTTTCGTATTCGTTAACGATTTCAACCTTGCACCAAATTCAATCCAAAACAACATTGATTTCTCAGAATTTACCTATAAAACTGAACTTTACTTGCTAAGATCAAACTAAGAACAGTAGAACCATGCCAGACGAAACATATAATACCAATTGCTGGCAGGATATGATCAAGCAATCTTTGATTAACTCCTAAACCAAATTGATTGCTTCTATAGCTTATCACACAGCATcattaataaaaggaaaaagaaaagaaaagaagcgaAGGTTTGTTTAAAGCAGTTAAGCACTAATCACAATAGCAATCGAAGCAAGGAGCTTTTTACCTGACACTGCAATTGCGTTTTAACAACGTCGAGAGGGGTAGTAACAATAGCAGCTAAAGCACCAGCAGCAGCACCAGCAGTAGCATGGACAACCAACCTCTCATCATCTGCAATATCCGGTGAAACCTCAATCAAACCCCTCTTCGCCGCCTCATAAGTGGCAAAGTGAACCGCCGTAAAAGGCGCATTCATAACCACAGTAGTCTTATACGAAGCATAAAACGCACCAATCCCTTCTTCAACAAGAACCCTCCTCACACAATCCACTACTCCTTTATACGGACTACTCTTCAACTGCAACCTCTGCTTCACCACATCCATCGGAGTAAAAACAGCATCACTCGCCACCGTAGCACAAACACCCGAAACCGCATGAGCAACAGAGTTATTCGGATCCCCACGAGAAAAATACTGCTTGCAAAGCTCATAAACTGAAAAGTAAACAGCATGAGCAGGTCCTGCACCAAGTCCCATTGCACCAATACCTCTATAAAACCCAGCAGCGCCTTCATTTTTCATAATTGACTTACAAGCCTGCCGGACATTAACATTCTGAACCGGGTATGACCCGGAACCGACAATGGCTTGCATGCGGGTTTTCAGAGTGTCAACAGGGAACATAGCCATGTGCTCAATGGAACCAGCTATAGACCCGGCAACCATGAACTGCCAAAAGTGGAGACCGTCATGGGGATTTTCGGAAACCGAGAGTTCTGGTATCTCGGGGTGGAAATCAGTCGGGGCCCGGTATTTCGGGGAGGCATCGGTGGTGGTGGTAGCGGCAGCCATTGTTGTAGGAGTAGTGAAAAAAGGACAAGGAGGAGGGTGTGTTAGTGTTGAAAAATAGTGGAAGATTTGTGCATGTGGTGAGCATGGCCATAGAGTTAGATTTTATTTCAGCAAATGGGATGATGACAAGAGGAAAATATTCTCATAATTGGAAAGGGATTGAGTTGAACATGATAGGAAAGAGCTTTCACTGCTTTATCTCTTTTGGAGGGAAAGAAACGATCCAACATCGAATTTATCCATGAGGGTTattcatatacatatataaccaaaaaaacccagGAGCATGGTTATAAAGTCTGGCTTAACTCGTGTCATTTGTTATAAGAGTAAACATGAGTTGATTGATTTactgtaaaataataatatttaaaaaaaaatgttttttttttagttaaatcgGATCTCATCTAGGTTTTGACTGgattgattaaaagaaaaattgactAATTAATTAcactaaatttaattaaatcaacttctatgtggtttaattaaaaatccaaactaAACATAATCGACTCAATCTACCGAGTGAGAAGTTAAGCAAccaaattgatcaaatttaattaaataaatctcaagcgattcaatataaaattcaaaccaaacaaaactgaGTTTAAAACACTACTAACGAGTGCTAAATTTTTCTATGTTGGTTGTGAATTCTTGTAAACTTATTTAAGGAACTTtctaacaaaattaaacaagaagattacaattacaaaatatattaaaaataatagatatttCACTATAACAATTCACAatgtgacattttttttttaatttcacacacaatattgttttaattacagTTTTCTATGATCAAATTAATAACCAATTTCTAAAAATttgttatggaaaaaaaattctaagcaAAAGATAACCAAAgtttaaaataagaagaaaccATATGGTCAATCtcaaattcatatgaaaaaatacttttaaattcacatatatatatttttttttcttttcaatccctATGTTTTCGGAATATTAGTTTTGgttcaaaaattcattttatttatatttttagtattgaaTGTGTGAGAAGTAAGAAAGTTATTGagttacagaaaaaaaaaagttgttaattgTCTATATTTTAACTATGATATTAACGAGTTTCATTTAAAAAGAGGagttttattaagattttttgaATAATGAATTGTTACCCAACAATCTATTAGAGTATTTAGCtaatatttcattttctcttattttaacATTCTTAATAAACTCTCTATAAAAAATCCTTAATAAACTTAGGCTAGgagatttttttatcccaaaataATGAATTTGGACGATCGGCTCTTGTTTGAGCACATGATGGATCACATCAATTTTGGGTCATTGTAATAGTATATATAAAGTTGGAGATAGTTTCTAAGTTAATATTTAGTGAGACGtgtcttatgatttttttttataattttatttaaaaatatatttttatttttttttatttttaatattaaaatatcatgataataaaaaaaacactaaaactttTCATATTTACGTCGACATCAAGACATTGAGATTGTGCAGCAATTActgctttctttttcattttcatcgaTAATTATCTTCCCACTTCTACAGTTCTGCCACAAATAACAgtttaataattcaaataatagttttgaaatccggcTTGGCCAGCAGGTAGACATGAGATCTGACCGATCTAAAATTGAAACCAgaccagattaaaaaaaaaatatataaaaaaaatctgatgtgACCTGATGGGTTGACTTGGTAAGATCTAGTTGTAACCcgtcaacttttatttttttatcaaaacaacactgttttgattaaaaaaaattaactcgagtGATCTGATTACCCGGTCAAaactaaaaactataatttcaagAGATTGATTTGATGGTGAAAATGTTCTTATTTCCTTGCTTTTTAAAGCTTGAATTTCGAAGCATCacccaaataattttttttcaaacccatCATCAAATCAATGTGAACAATGTACAcctagaattattaaaaaaaaatcatattgattGATGCAtgatattttctattatttaataaaaaaatgtttaattattattcatgatatagttttttttcctctgccATAAAAAACCAATGGCTCTAAAATTAGCAAAGCATATCAAGAAGTATGAACAACTCTAACCCAGGACAGATACTTGAGCCTTTGGTGTTATATATACAAGTCAATTAAGGGAGAAGTGTGTTGTCCACAAGACTGACCTGTAAGTTGATATCACCATATAT
This genomic interval carries:
- the LOC133677258 gene encoding uncharacterized protein LOC133677258, with translation MAAATTTTDASPKYRAPTDFHPEIPELSVSENPHDGLHFWQFMVAGSIAGSIEHMAMFPVDTLKTRMQAIVGSGSYPVQNVNVRQACKSIMKNEGAAGFYRGIGAMGLGAGPAHAVYFSVYELCKQYFSRGDPNNSVAHAVSGVCATVASDAVFTPMDVVKQRLQLKSSPYKGVVDCVRRVLVEEGIGAFYASYKTTVVMNAPFTAVHFATYEAAKRGLIEVSPDIADDERLVVHATAGAAAGALAAIVTTPLDVVKTQLQCQGVCGCDRFSSSSIGNVIKIIVKKDGYQGLMRGWIPRMLFHAPAAAICWSTYEASKDFFHRLNGNPDN